The Antarcticibacterium flavum genome contains the following window.
TTACAAAATTAGACTATACGGGCAAAGATATTTTTGTGGGCATTGACACTCATAAAAAGAGCTGGAATATTACGACAATGATGGGGCTATTTTCCAAAACCTTTAATGCACCTGCAAGTCCAGAGACTCTCCGGCATTATTTGGACAAGAAATTTCCCGGAGGAAACTATTTTAGTGCCTATGAAGCTGGATTTGCTGGATTTTGGCCTCATTATCAACTTCTTAAATTAGGGATTAATTCTATTGTGGTCAATGCAGCTGATATCCCTACGACCATTAAAGAGAAGGTTCAGAAGACAGATGTAAGGGACAGTAGAAAAATTGCAAAATCCTTGCAGAATAGAGATCTTACTCCCATCTATGTTCCCTCCCAGGACAGAAGTCTCTGCAGGTATAGAAATACTGTTGTAAAGGAATTATCCAGAACAAAAAACAGAATAAGATCGTTTATCAATTTAAATGGCCTCAAAGTACCAGAAGATATCCCAGAAGGGAGGTGGCCGAAAAGATTGATAAATTGGTTAAAAGAAATTGACTTGAGTTTGTCTCTACGGCTAACTTTAAATGGATTGCTGGAGGATTATGAGCGACTAGCTGAGAAAAAAAAATGCATTACAAAACAAATAACTGAACTCTCCAGAACCAGCAGATATGAACAAGATGTGAAACTGCTTCGGAGTGTACCAGGAATCGGACTGGTAATAGCTATGGCCTTTTTAACTGAATTAGAGAATATGAATCGGTTTAAAACTTTTGATCAACTTTGCAGTTTTATAGGCTTTGTTCCTTCCACAAAATCCTCTGGAGAAAAAGAAAGTGTTGGCGAAATTACCTCAAGAGCTCAGGTTATTTTAAGACCACTTTTAATAGAGGCTTCCTGGATAGCGGTTCAAAAGGATCCTGCATTAGCTTGCAGATATGCCGAATTATGTCACAAAGGTCTAATGCCAAATAAAGCAATCATTAGAATTGCAAAAAAGCTATTAAGAAGAATACGATTTGTTCTAAAGAACAAAGAACTATATAAATTAGAAGTTGTATAATCTCTATAAAATTTCAATCCAATGAGACCGTTCACTTTCCACTGCAGCGATTTTGCGACTGTTATCGGAGAGACTACGGCTCATTATTCTTTAATGCTGAACAAGACACTGCAGCGATAAATCGACTGCTCATAGAAGGCTGTTTTATAGAATTACAACATCCGGGCACCCCAGGTAAGCTATGAAGACCGTGAGTTTTCTTAGCCATACCCGACATTGAATAATTGTAAAACCCCTTAACAAGAAGGGGCTCTACTTTTTTCATCGTCATAAACCCTATTGCTGTTGAGTTGCTCTCCAGCAGAGCTCAATTTCTCTTCGGATTTATGACTTAAATTTATGAAATTTTTAGCTTCTGGAACTTGGTTTACAACATAGAAGTGGATAGTCAGGAGGTGTTATGTTGTAGCCTTAAGTATTCTTAAGGAAGAATAATAATTTTTTTTTGCCTGGTTTGATTTCATGGATTGAGGGAGTGTTGAAATATCCAAATTCCAAATGTCCAAATTCCAAATTCCAACAAACTCACTCCCATTTTAATTATCATTTTCCAAATAACCAATCTCTACCCAGAAGCTAACTGAACTAACTTCGGAAGAATTAAGGAATCTAACGGTAAACGGTAAACGGTAAACAAAAAACAGCCCCCCCACTAACGACTAAAGACTAACGACTAACGACTTCCAACGAATCACTATATTTAACTCCCCGATTTTAATAAAGATGATTTAACTCTAAAATAAAAACCTATGTACTACGCTCTTTTTTACACCACTGTTAAAGATTACATAGAAAAACGTGCTGCTTACCGGGAAGAACATTTAAAATTGGCTACAGCTGCCTATGAATCGGGTAATTTAATAATGGCGGGAGCTTTGGCCGATCCTGCAGACGGGGCACTCCTTATTTTTAAAAGTGACAGCGCGGAAGCAGCAGAGGATTTTGCAAAAAATGATCCTTATGTAAAGAATGGTTTGATCACCGAATGGCAGGTGAGGCCATGGAATGTGGTTATAGGGAAGTAGCCACCCACCCCCAAAGGGAAAAGCCATCCACCCTGCGGACGGGAATAAATAAATTCAATCATCTTTCTTCCATTATGAGTTTTGAGAAAAAAATCGCCGGTCTCTTCAATTTAACAGAGGAAAACTGGCAACGACATGCCAATCCCTGGAGCGTTTGGACAAGGAACCTTTCCCTCCCGTTGCTCATTCTGGCTTTTTGGAGCAGGATATGGATAGGCTGGTATTCCCTCATTCCTATTGGCCTGGCTATATTGTGGACCTGGTTGAATCCGCAGCTTTTTGATAAACCAAAAAACACCAATAACTGGGCCTCCAGGTCAGTTATGGGCGAAAGGTTCTGGATTAATAGAAAAAATGTTCCCATTCCCCTCCATCATCGTATAGTGCCAAAGATACTTAGTGCTGTTGCCACTATTGGGAGTGGGATTGTGGTCTTTGGAGTTTTTGAACTGGACCTTTGGCTAACGGTGTTAGGAAGCATATTGGTGTATACAGGTAAATTATGGTTCCTTGACAGGATGGTATGGCTTTATTTTGATATGAAAGAGCAGCATATTACAGCTAATCCCCGGGAGGAAAAATATTCTTAAGTAGGACAGAAAGGTTCCTACAGTGCGTACGGCTGACCTCCTGACCATTCCCATCTCCTCTCCTATTATTTCACTTGTGCAAACTTCCGATCTGCGACGATAATTTCGGCCTCACAAATACCTCATTCGTTTTATATTACAATTAAAGCCTGGTGAATTCAGGTTTTTTTCATGATTTGTTGCAACCTCGCAACTGTTCCGTCCTACTGCTTTACCCAATTGCCATAATCCTTTCCTTTTTGTTATTTTTATTCTCCGGAATTAAGCTTAAGCTATTTAAACCGAAAACAAAGCAAGATCAAATCTTCAGAAAAAATAAACCCCAAAATGATACAAAAGAGCTTACCGACTTATTTCAGGATCGTTAAGGGAGCTCTTTGCGGCAGGATAATGGGTGTGAGATTCGAGAATGGCTTTGAGAATTTTAATAAAAGAGTACACCTGCAGCTTTGTATTTGGATTGCTTTAATGACTTTCTTTATCACACCGCAGGCTGTGGCACAACAGGAGGCAGCGGTGGATACTTCTAGGCAGAAGGCACTTATCTCCTATGGCCTTGGAGTGCAGCATGGTACTATCTTCGCCCATTCTGAAGAGGTCCAAAATACCAGTGGAGCCCGTCCCACAGGGATAGAAGCTATTATTGGCTGGCAGCGAAGTGATGCCGATTCCTATGCCCTGTGCCTTTGCTATCCCCGGCAGGGACTTTTACTGGCCTACTATGATTATGATGTTGAACTCCTGGGTGAAAGTGCCACGGCAGCTTATTTCCTGGAACCCGCCTACCGAATTACGAATGGGCTGCTTTTTTCCTTTAAAGGTGCAGGTGGATTTTCTTATCTCACAAACCCATATGACAGTGAAAGCAACCCTGCCAACCAATCCTACAGCAGGCATTTAAGTGCTTACCTGTTAGTTGGTATTGGCGCCTGGATAAGGCTAACAGATCATTGGTGGATCAATCCCACTATAAACTACCAACACGTTTCCAACGGCGGCACCCGCCAGCCCAACAAAGGCATCAACTGGCCCACAGCAGGCCTGGCAGTAAGCTACCAGCCTACCTCCCGCCCTTTTTACACCGGCCCCAGGATAAGTGAAGATGCCTGGAAAAACAAGGGGCTGCGGTACGATATTGCTTTGCTGGGGACGATGCGCCGCGGTTACGATGAGGAAGGGGAACGCATAAGGTACGCCCTTGGCGGACTCGCTTTGCAGGCCGGAAAGCAGGTGGGAAGGCTAAACATGGTAACGCTGGGTGCGGAAGCGTACCAGGATGAGGAACTGGAAGCCGACCTTCGTAGGGATGGCATTGATGCCAGTCCTGTGAAAGCGAGTGTTATGCTGGGTCACGAATTTTTGCTGGGAAGATTTCAATTCAGTCAGCGGCTGGGGGTTTATGTTTTTGACCAAACCCCATATTACGACCAACTCTTTCACCGCTGGGGGCTGCAGTACCGCATAAACCGAAACTTTAGTGCAGGCTTTAACCTGCTGGCCCACCGGCACGTGGCAGAGTTTGTGGATTTACGGCTGGTTTATAGTTTTCAGAAAAGATGAACCCTCAGCCCCCCAACCCCCGGAGGGGGAGCAAATAAACTCGGCACTTCATGCTGAACGGGTTTCAGCATCTACCATCTGGGGTTGTACCGCTGTTTTCAACTGCCCCGGGAATTATTTCTTCAACATAGGCAATTTTATAAAGGAAGCATGTTTTCCCGAATGATGAACTTTATTATTTGCAAGAACCCCTTCACTTTCATCATAATTATCACCACCTGTATTGAGATTCCTTGCAAAGCGGGGGAAATTGCTGCTGGAGATCTCTACACGAATGCTGTGCCCTTTTTTGAAATAGTTACTGGTGGACATGGGGGACAAGCTGAGCTCATATACCTCTCCGTCTTCCATAAAAACCTCCTTATCATATCCCTCACGGTATCGCGCCCGCTGGATGGTCTCATCTAAATTAAACGCCTTCCCGTCCGGATGCACGTCTATGAGTTTGATGGTAAAATCTGTATCCCGCGCATCTGAAGAAACAAACAGGGTGGCCTCTATAAAGCCTGATACTTCAACTCCCTCCTTTAACGGCTCTGTGGTATACACGAGGATATCCTCCCTTTTTTCCTGCTCCTGTTGATCAAAGGCCCCGCCCTGAACGGCGTTACCTGTACAGCAAACATTCCCTCCCAAAGAAGGCACCGGGTTCATTGGGTCATAAGTAAAGCTATCTGCAACAGATTGCCTTCCGGGTTTTTTAGTTGATAATTTTCCATTCCCCGGGGAATTGGCATTCCCGTCGCTGTTGAGATAATAAGTCGTCATTTTCGCTTTTGCCGGGGGCCAGGTTTCTGAAGCCTGCCACTCATTGCTTCCCATGGTATAATATTGTACTCTGGGTGTTTTTTCTTTAAAATCATTCTGCTCATCCTTCAGCCAGAGGTCGAACCAGGAATAGATTTGTTCCTCATAGTCCAATCTTGCATCCCCTACACTAAGCTCGCCCACCACGGTATATTCAGTAGCACGGGTAAAACCACAATGCAGTGTGGGAGCGATCACCAGGTACTGGTCATCTTTTTTGTCGCTGGTCTCTCTAAGGTGGTTGAACAATGCGATATTTGGGCCTACAGAGACATCATACCAGGAAACGAACCAAAATCCGGGAACGTTAAGCTCCATGGTGTCGTGATAGAGTCCGCCTTCGAACCAGGCCGGATCATTGGGCTTACGCCTCACCATTTTATCAAAGATCTCCTTCTTTCCGTTAATATTCTTAAGGATGTCCTGAATAGGAAGGTGATTTAAGGCCTGGGCCATATCCACCGTCGGATTCTTTGGCGCGAGG
Protein-coding sequences here:
- a CDS encoding IS110 family RNA-guided transposase translates to MQKQVTKLDYTGKDIFVGIDTHKKSWNITTMMGLFSKTFNAPASPETLRHYLDKKFPGGNYFSAYEAGFAGFWPHYQLLKLGINSIVVNAADIPTTIKEKVQKTDVRDSRKIAKSLQNRDLTPIYVPSQDRSLCRYRNTVVKELSRTKNRIRSFINLNGLKVPEDIPEGRWPKRLINWLKEIDLSLSLRLTLNGLLEDYERLAEKKKCITKQITELSRTSRYEQDVKLLRSVPGIGLVIAMAFLTELENMNRFKTFDQLCSFIGFVPSTKSSGEKESVGEITSRAQVILRPLLIEASWIAVQKDPALACRYAELCHKGLMPNKAIIRIAKKLLRRIRFVLKNKELYKLEVV
- a CDS encoding YciI-like protein, whose product is MYYALFYTTVKDYIEKRAAYREEHLKLATAAYESGNLIMAGALADPADGALLIFKSDSAEAAEDFAKNDPYVKNGLITEWQVRPWNVVIGK
- a CDS encoding DUF6653 family protein; this encodes MAGEAMECGYREVATHPQREKPSTLRTGINKFNHLSSIMSFEKKIAGLFNLTEENWQRHANPWSVWTRNLSLPLLILAFWSRIWIGWYSLIPIGLAILWTWLNPQLFDKPKNTNNWASRSVMGERFWINRKNVPIPLHHRIVPKILSAVATIGSGIVVFGVFELDLWLTVLGSILVYTGKLWFLDRMVWLYFDMKEQHITANPREEKYS
- a CDS encoding acyloxyacyl hydrolase, translating into MIQKSLPTYFRIVKGALCGRIMGVRFENGFENFNKRVHLQLCIWIALMTFFITPQAVAQQEAAVDTSRQKALISYGLGVQHGTIFAHSEEVQNTSGARPTGIEAIIGWQRSDADSYALCLCYPRQGLLLAYYDYDVELLGESATAAYFLEPAYRITNGLLFSFKGAGGFSYLTNPYDSESNPANQSYSRHLSAYLLVGIGAWIRLTDHWWINPTINYQHVSNGGTRQPNKGINWPTAGLAVSYQPTSRPFYTGPRISEDAWKNKGLRYDIALLGTMRRGYDEEGERIRYALGGLALQAGKQVGRLNMVTLGAEAYQDEELEADLRRDGIDASPVKASVMLGHEFLLGRFQFSQRLGVYVFDQTPYYDQLFHRWGLQYRINRNFSAGFNLLAHRHVAEFVDLRLVYSFQKR
- a CDS encoding CocE/NonD family hydrolase translates to MIKNFLLSMFTFVVIFLYVPSLSAQNDVFQQLEEIAIVEEKVMMPMRDGIRLATDIYRPKTDKKVPIIFSRTPYNFNTWQDGEKRTRTAAQALEAVKRGYAYVVQNERGRYFSEGEWDILGVPLTDGYDAFSWMKDQDWSNGKIGTIGCSSTAEWQMAVGALDHPSHAAMVPQAFGAGVGTVGDFHEQGNWYRGGVEQLLFFSWLYGVEHDKFKPRIPEGATQEDLIRISRFYDLAPKNPTVDMAQALNHLPIQDILKNINGKKEIFDKMVRRKPNDPAWFEGGLYHDTMELNVPGFWFVSWYDVSVGPNIALFNHLRETSDKKDDQYLVIAPTLHCGFTRATEYTVVGELSVGDARLDYEEQIYSWFDLWLKDEQNDFKEKTPRVQYYTMGSNEWQASETWPPAKAKMTTYYLNSDGNANSPGNGKLSTKKPGRQSVADSFTYDPMNPVPSLGGNVCCTGNAVQGGAFDQQEQEKREDILVYTTEPLKEGVEVSGFIEATLFVSSDARDTDFTIKLIDVHPDGKAFNLDETIQRARYREGYDKEVFMEDGEVYELSLSPMSTSNYFKKGHSIRVEISSSNFPRFARNLNTGGDNYDESEGVLANNKVHHSGKHASFIKLPMLKK